Proteins encoded within one genomic window of Salipaludibacillus agaradhaerens:
- a CDS encoding YppE family protein produces the protein MSNEEIEQLMKDTNKLKVLNEQAYHLYHTFAQTEKEADFFHDVKPFADKIKNALKSWKPMVLKWIGKERPSYLHAEQIDQLEDNFEILAVTCFQKDAKKKKIMEQYKSIEYTLSLVEKSDS, from the coding sequence AACAACTAATGAAAGATACAAATAAATTAAAGGTATTGAATGAACAGGCTTATCATCTTTACCATACATTTGCACAGACAGAAAAAGAGGCTGACTTCTTTCATGATGTGAAACCTTTTGCAGATAAAATCAAAAACGCACTCAAAAGTTGGAAACCCATGGTCTTAAAGTGGATTGGGAAGGAACGCCCCTCTTATTTACATGCTGAACAAATTGATCAGCTAGAAGACAATTTCGAAATCCTTGCTGTCACGTGTTTTCAAAAGGATGCTAAGAAAAAAAAGATCATGGAGCAGTATAAATCAATTGAGTATACATTGTCCCTTGTGGAAAAATCAGATTCTTAA